One Myotis daubentonii chromosome 3, mMyoDau2.1, whole genome shotgun sequence genomic window carries:
- the FILIP1L gene encoding filamin A-interacting protein 1-like isoform X1, which yields MVVDEQQRLTAQLALQRQKIRDLTTSTKETHAKLALAEARVQEEEQKATRLEKELQTQTTKFHQNQETIMAKLTNEDSQNRQLRQKLAALSRQIDELEETNRSLRKAEEELQDIKEKINKGEYGNSGILAEVEELRKRVLEMEGKDEELIKMEEQCRDLNKRLEKETSQSKDFKLEVEKLNKRIMALEKLEDAFNKSKQECYSLKCNLEKERMTTKQLSQELESLKVRIKELEAIENRLEKTEFTLKEDLTKLKTLTVMLVDERKTMSEKLKQTEDKLQAAASQLQVEQNKVTTVTEKLIEETKRALKSKTDVEEKMYSITKERDDLKNKLKAEEEKGNDLLSKVNILKNRLQSLEAVEKDFLKNNLNQDSGKSTTTLHQENNKIKELSQEVEKLRLKLKDMKAIEDDLMKTEDEYETLERRYANERDKAQFLSEELEHVKMELAKYQLAEKTESSHEQWLFKRLQEEEAKSGHLSREVEALKEKIHEYMATEDLICHLQGDHSVLQKKLNQQENRNRDLGREIENLTKELERYRHFSKSLRPSLNGRKISDPQVFSKEVQTEAADNEPPDYKSLIPLERAVINGQFYEESEDQEEDPNEEESVLSFKCNSSTPCPINRKLWIPWMKSKEGHPQNGKIQTKPNGNFVQPGDLVLSHTPGQPLHIKVTPDHIQNTATLEITSPTTESPHSYTSTAVIPNCGTPKQRITILQNASITPVKSKTSAEGLMNLEQGMSPITMAAFARAQTPESCGSITPERTMSPIQVLAVTGSASSPEQGRSPEPLEISAKHAIFRVSPDRQSSWQFQRSNSNSSSVITTEDNKIHIHLGSPYMQAVASPVRPASPSTPPQDNRTQGITNGALNKTTNKVTSSITITPTATPLPRQSQITVSNIYN from the coding sequence ATGGTGGTAGATGAACAACAAAGGCTGACAGCACAGCTTGCCCTTCAAAGACAAAAAATCCGAGACCTAACCACAAGTACGAAGGAAACACATGCTAAACTAGCCCTTGCTGAAGCCAGAGTTCAGGAAGAAGAGCAGAAGGCAACCAGACTAGAGAAAGAACTGCAAACGCAGACCACAAAGTTTCACCAGAACCAAGAAACAATTATGGCGAAGCTCACCAATGAGGACAGCCAAAATCGCCAGCTTCGCCAAAAGCTGGCAGCACTCAGCCGGCAAATTGATGAGTTAGAAGAAACGAACAGATCTTTACGAAAAGCAGAAGAGGAGCTccaagatataaaagaaaaaatcaacaagggaGAATATGGAAACTCTGGTATCTTGGCCGAGGTGGAGGAGCTCAGGAAACGAGTGCTAGAAATGGAAGGGAAGGATGAAGAGCTCATAAAAATGGAGGAGCAGTGCAGAGATCTCAATAAGAGGCTCGAAAAGGAAACATCACAGAGTAAAGACTTTAAACTTGAGGTTGAAAAACTCAATAAAAGGATTATGGCTCTGGAAAAATTAGAAGATGCTTTCAACAAAAGCAAACAAGAATGTTACTCTCTGAAATGCAACttagaaaaagaaaggatgaCCACAAAGCAGTTGTCTCAAGAACTGGAGAGTTTAAAAGTAAGGATCAAAGAGCTAGAAGCCATTGAAAATCGGCTGGAAAAGACAGAATTCACCCTAAAAGAAGATTTAACTAAACTGAAAACATTAACTGTGATGCTAGTAGATGAACGGAAAACAATGAGTGAAAAATTAAAGCAAACTGAAGATAAGTTACAAGCTGCTGCTTCTCAGCTTCAAGTGGAGCAAAATAAAGTGACAACGGTTACTGAGAAGTTAATTGAGGAAACTAAAAGGGCACTGAAGTCCAAAACTGATGTGGAAGAAAAAATGTACAGTATAACCAAGGAGagagatgatttaaaaaacaaattgaaagcagaagaggagaaaggaaatgatCTTCTGTCCAAAgttaatatattgaaaaataggCTTCAATCATTGGAAGCAGTTGAGAAAGATTtcctaaaaaacaatttaaatcaaGATTCTGGTAAGTCCACAACAACATTACACCAAGAAAACAATAAGATTAAAGAGCTCTCTCAAGAAGTAGAAAAACTGAGACTGAAGTTAAAGGATATGAAAGCCATTGAGGATGACCTCATGAAAACAGAAGATGAATACGAGACTCTAGAACGAAGGTATGCTAATGAACGAGACAAAGCTCAATTTTTATCTGAAGAGCTGGAACATGTTAAAATGGAACTTGCCAAGTACCAGTTGGCAGAAAAGACAGAGTCTAGCCACGAACAATGGCTTTTCAAAAGGCTTCAAGAAGAAGAAGCTAAATCAGGGCATCTCTCAAGAGAAGTGGAGGCACTGAAAGAGAAAATTCATGAATACATGGCAACTGAGGACCTGATATGTCACCTCCAGGGAGACCATTCAGTCCTGCAAAAGAAACTCaatcaacaagaaaacaggaACAGAGATTTAGGAAGAGAGATTGAAAACCTCACTAAAGAGTTAGAGAGGTACCGGCATTTCAGTAAGAGTCTACGGCCTAGTCTCAACGGAAGAAAAATCTCTGACCCTCAAGTGTTTTCTAAAGAAGTTCAAACAGAAGCAGCAGACAATGAACCGCCTGATTACAAGAGTCTCATTCCTCTGGAACGGGCAGTCATCAATGGTCAGTTTTATGAGGAGAGTGAGGACCAGGAAGAGGATCCAAATGAGGAGGAATCTGTGCTGTCCTTCAAGTGCAACTCATCTACTCCCTGTCCTATTAACAGGAAGCTATGGATTCCTTGGATGAAATCCAAGGAGGGCCATCCTCAGAATGGAAAAATACAAACTAAACCCAATGGCAACTTTGTACAACCTGGAGATCTAGTCCTAAGCCACACACCTGGGCAGCCACTTCATATAAAGGTTACTCCAGACCATATCCAAAACACAGCCACTCTTGAAATCACAAGTCCAACCACAGAGAGTCCTCACTCTTACACAAGCACTGCAGTGATACCAAACTGTGGCACCCCAAAGCAAAGGATAACTATCCTCCAGAACGCCTCCATAACACCAGTGAAATCCAAAACCTCTGCCGAAGGCCTCATGAATTTAGAGCAAGGCATGTCCCCAATTACCATGGCAGCCTTTGCTAGAGCACAGACCCCAGAGTCTTGTGGTTCCATAACTCCAGAAAGGACAATGTCACCTATTCAGGTTTTGGCTGTGACTGGTTCAGCGAGCTCTCCTGAGCAGGGACGCTCCCCAGAGCCACTAGAAATCAGTGCCAAGCACGCAATTTTCAGAGTCTCTCCAGACAGGCAGTCATCATGGCAGTTTCAACGTTCAAACAGTAATAGCTCAAGTGTGATAACTACTGAGGATAATAAAATCCACATTCACTTAGGAAGTCCTTACATGCAAGCTGTAGCCAGCCCCGTGAGACCTGCCAGCCCTTCAACACCACCGCAGGATAACCGAACTCAAGGCATAACTAATGGGGCACTAAACAAAACAACCAATAAAGTCACCAGCAGTATTACTATCACACCAACAGCCACACCTCTTCCTCGACAATCACAAATTACAGTAAGTAATATATATAACTGA